Proteins encoded together in one Festucalex cinctus isolate MCC-2025b chromosome 8, RoL_Fcin_1.0, whole genome shotgun sequence window:
- the LOC144024253 gene encoding adenosine receptor A1: MSSSPEVKEREPVDTLYISVEAAIALASVVGNVLVVVVVCVNRALRNTTFCFIVSLAAADIAVGVLVIPLAVTISLGISTQFYTCLFLSCLLVIITQGSILSLLAIAIDRYLRVKIPTRYSTIVTQRRAYVAVCLCWVVSFLAGLVPMLGWNNRQVLGNLSGSDYMVCEFTAVMRMDYMVYFNFFGWVVAPLAVMIGLYAEIFRVIRRQLNRRAQATSDGERYYRKELKLAKSLALVVLLFAVCWLPLHIVNCLDFFHPGRDTPKMAVYAGIFMSHVNSALNPLVYAFRIKRFRVTLLEVVRGCVVCRGGAGASPYPGSTPALAEKVDAGLPQGLQHVDDDK, from the exons ATGTCGTCCTCCCCTGAGGTGAAGGAACGGGAGCCCGTGGACACGCTGTACATCTCGGTGGAGGCGGCCATCGCCCTGGCGTCGGTGGTGGGCAACGTGctggtggtcgtggtggtgtgCGTGAACCGCGCCCTGCGGAACACCACCTTCTGCTTCATCGTGTCGCTGGCGGCGGCCGACATCGCGGTGGGCGTCCTGGTCATCCCGCTGGCCGTCACCATCAGCCTGGGGATCAGCACGCAGTTCTACACGTGCCTGTTCCTGTCCTGCCTGCTGGTGATCATCACTCAGGGGTCCATCTTGTCGCTGCTCGCGATTGCCATCGACCGCTACCTGAGGGTCAAGATACCCACTAG GTACAGCACCATCGTGACGCAGAGGCGAGCGTACGTGGCCGTGTGCCTGTGCTGGGTGGTCTCCTTCCTGGCGGGTCTGGTGCCCATGCTGGGCTGGAACAACCGGCAAGTCCTGGGCAACCTGAGCGGCTCCGACTACATGGTGTGCGAGTTCACCGCCGTCATGCGGATGGACTACATGGTCTACTTCAACTTCTTCGGCTGGGTGGTGGCGCCCCTGGCCGTCATGATCGGGCTGTACGCCGAGATCTTCCGCGTCATCCGCCGGCAGCTCAACCGGCGGGCCCAGGCCACGTCGGACGGCGAGCGCTACTACCGGAAGGAGCTGAAGCTGGCCAAATCCCTGGCGCTGGTGGTGCTGCTCTTCGCCGTGTGCTGGCTGCCGCTCCACATCGTCAACTGCCTCGACTTCTTCCACCCGGGACGCGACACGCCCAAGATGGCCGTCTACGCCGGCATCTTCATGTCGCACGTCAACTCGGCGCTCAACCCGTTGGTGTACGCCTTCCGGATCAAGCGCTTCCGGGTCACGCTGCTGGAGGTGGTGCGGGGCTGCGTGGTGTGCCGCGGCGGCGCCGGGGCAAGTCCGTATCCGGGCAGCACGCCGGCACTCGCCGAGAAAGTGGACGCGGGCTTGCCGCAAGGTCTGCAGCATGTAGATGACGATAAGTGA
- the LOC144023879 gene encoding adenosine receptor A1-like, with translation MHAGEAVYASLEVLIAVCCVLGNVLVVVAVHSSKSVGQPTFCLIVSLAAADCAVGLVAVPLAVLVDGRVSTSFRDCLFISCVVILLTLASILTLMAISLDRFLRVYVPLRYKRTVTQRHSWSAVAACWLVALPLSFAPMLGWHNGDADSLRSPNSTLTCQFIAVIPMSYLVYFNFFLCTLTPLLVMSALYGYIFCVIRGNLREKPGNAAQAKSHVYLKKERQLAGSLALVLTLFALSWVPLHVLNCVAYFEAAEVPAGAFHAGILLSHANSAVNPVVYAFKIRKIRAAYLKIWRRCVTCGDELQGSQSSQTTDNNQSSNSVDNNVPLHA, from the exons ATGCACGCGGGCGAGGCGGTCTACGCCTCGTTGGAGGTGCTCATAGCCGTCTGCTGCGTCCTGGGAAACGTTCTGGTGGTCGTCGCCGTGCACAGCAGCAAAAGCGTCGGGCAGCCCACTTTCTGCCTGATCGTGTCGCTGGCGGCGGCCGACTGTGCGGTGGGCCTGGTGGCCGTCCCGCTGGCCGTGCTGGTGGACGGCAGGGTGAGCACGTCCTTTCGCGACTGCCTCTTCATCAGCTGCGTGGTCATCCTCTTGACCCTGGCGTCCATTCTAACGCTCATGGCCATCTCGCTGGACCGCTTTCTCCGGGTGTACGTCCCTCTCAG GTACAAAAGGACGGTCACGCAAAGACATTCGTGGTCGGCGGTCGCTGCGTGTTGGCTCGTCGCCCTGCCTCTGAGTTTCGCGCCCATGCTCGGCTGGCACAACGGAGACGCCGACTCCCTGCGGTCCCCCAACTCCACGCTCACCTGCCAGTTCATCGCCGTGATCCCCATGTCCTACTTGGTCTACTTCAACTTCTTCCTCTGCACCCTGACGCCGCTGCTCGTCATGTCGGCGCTGTACGGCTACATCTTCTGCGTCATTCGCGGCAACCTCCGAGAAAAGCCCGGCAACGCCGCCCAGGCCAAATCTCACGTCTACCTGAAGAAAGAGAGGCAGCTGGCGGGCTCCCTTGCCCTGGTCTTGACCCTTTTCGCCCTCTCCTGGGTCCCGCTGCACGTGCTGAACTGCGTCGCCTACTTCGAAGCGGCCGAGGTGCCGGCGGGCGCTTTCCACGCGGGCATCCTGCTGTCCCACGCCAACTCAGCCGTGAACCCGGTGGTGTACGCTTTTAAGATACGCAAGATCAGGGCGGCCTACCTGAAGATCTGGAGGAGGTGCGTCACGTGCGGGGACGAGCTGCAAGGCTCTCAGTCCAGCCAGACCACGGACAAcaaccaaagtagcaacagtgTGGACAACAACGTGCCATTACATGCTTAA
- the LOC144024114 gene encoding uncharacterized protein LOC144024114, with protein sequence MANTHGAEGGREVEAPESDVDEAEAALLHFGKYNEARRARPWEQWSSREKANYYIDRFFFGFLVVFLLVLLAECAYKMWYVTNVRKIVEFASDAVAFLIDRLLAQEGGEELAEL encoded by the coding sequence ATGGCGAACACGCACGGAGCCGAGGGTGGCCGGGAAGTGGAGGCTCCCGAGTCGGACGTGGACGAAGCTGAAGCGGCCTTATTGCACTTCGGCAAATACAACGAAGCCCGGCGGGCGCGTCCGTGGGAGCAGTGGAGCTCCAGAGAGAAGGCCAACTATTACATCGACCGCTTCTTCTTCGGCTTCCTGGTCGTCTTCCTGCTCGTGCTGTTGGCTGAGTGCGCGTACAAAATGTGGTACGTGACCAACGTCAGGAAGATTGTGGAGTTTGCGTCCGACGCTGTGGCCTTCCTCATTGACCGCCTCCTCGCTCAGGAGGGAGGCGAGGAGCTGGCTGAACTCTGA
- the rplp2a gene encoding 60S acidic ribosomal protein P2, giving the protein MRYVAAYLLAVLGGNTSPSAKDIKAILSSVGIEADDERLNKVIGELQGKNINEVMNSGLSKLASVPAGGAVAAPAATGGAASAGAAPAAAEEKKEEKKEESEESDEDMGFGLFD; this is encoded by the exons ATGCGTTACGTGgccgcttacctgttggctgtGCTCGGTGGGAACACCAGCCCCTCGGCCAAGGACATCAAGGCCATTTTGAGCAGCGTGGGGATCGAGGCTGATGATGAACGCTTAAACAAG GTCATTGGTGAATTGCAAGGGAAAAACATCAATGAAGTCATGAATTCcg GCCTCTCGAAGTTAGCCTCCGTACCAGCGGGTGGCGCTGTGGCGGCTCCTGCCGCTACAGGCGGGGCCGCTAGCGCAGGGGCTGCACCTGCTGCTG cggaagagaaaaaggaggagaagaaggaagAATCAGAAGAGTCGGATGAAGACATGGGCTTTGGACTCTTTGATTAA